The following proteins are co-located in the Blastopirellula marina genome:
- a CDS encoding SMI1/KNR4 family protein has translation MGWDEKLRTTIADSQTVSNLKIVFRSAGPADERFITHLREQYPFIAGDYCRFLAITDGAGLWMYEFFGSGASRMPAIRDLINRWRPISEKLQVFPFAEDPEGNCISMRINGEIIQYGVEIESDSHCIVLANSFGDFLDHMLMGEGFYSLFEVPPTEIENNEWLDYLKQKGWLQ, from the coding sequence ATGGGCTGGGATGAAAAACTACGAACGACAATTGCAGATTCGCAAACAGTGTCGAATCTGAAAATTGTGTTCCGCTCGGCGGGGCCAGCGGATGAGAGATTCATCACTCACTTGCGAGAACAATATCCATTCATCGCCGGTGACTACTGCCGATTTTTGGCGATTACCGATGGCGCAGGTTTGTGGATGTACGAATTCTTTGGAAGTGGAGCGTCAAGGATGCCAGCAATTAGGGACTTGATAAATCGGTGGCGACCAATCTCAGAGAAGTTACAGGTGTTCCCATTCGCAGAAGATCCTGAAGGCAACTGCATCTCAATGCGCATCAATGGCGAAATCATTCAATATGGTGTTGAAATCGAATCCGACTCGCACTGCATTGTCTTGGCTAATTCCTTCGGTGATTTCCTGGACCATATGTTAATGGGAGAGGGTTTCTATTCGCTATTCGAAGTTCCACCGACGGAAATAGAAAACAACGAATGGCTGGATTACTTAAAACAAAAAGGCTGGCTGCAATAG
- a CDS encoding GNAT family N-acetyltransferase: protein MPIVDAVVDCPVHDSFRVQAVAGMFDVAVGERTSRQFAVEVPSLDQSWQVGAIVGESGSGKSTVARAAFGKQLVRTARWPKQAALVDGFPKRMTAREVVHALTSVGLSSPPIWCRPYHVLSTGEKFRADLARAIVGRRPVVAFDEYSSVVDRQTAKFGSLALRKGIDRGQIAGRFVAVTCHQDILPWLRPDWVLDMNRGELTWRCLRRPQLDLRIHAASRDAWPLFAPHHYLDGQLNPCARCFVGTLDGQPAALVAVLNHFHVRRFRISRLVTLPTFQGVGIGSAMLDGVARWLAEQGAELITISGSHPAIVAHANRSNHWQFTQLLKTGRKPSGMFRQAWKTSAGRAVATFRWRGANVA, encoded by the coding sequence ATGCCGATTGTTGATGCTGTAGTCGATTGCCCAGTGCACGATTCGTTTCGTGTGCAGGCGGTGGCCGGAATGTTTGATGTTGCTGTGGGCGAACGAACCTCGCGGCAATTCGCGGTGGAGGTTCCTTCACTCGACCAATCGTGGCAGGTGGGGGCGATTGTCGGCGAGTCGGGTAGCGGCAAGTCGACTGTGGCCCGCGCGGCGTTCGGCAAACAGCTGGTTCGCACCGCGCGGTGGCCGAAGCAGGCCGCGTTGGTCGATGGGTTCCCCAAGCGAATGACGGCCCGCGAAGTGGTGCATGCGCTCACGTCGGTTGGTCTCAGTTCGCCGCCGATCTGGTGTCGGCCGTATCACGTTCTCTCGACCGGCGAGAAGTTTCGGGCTGACCTGGCTCGGGCAATTGTGGGTCGCCGGCCGGTGGTCGCGTTCGACGAGTACTCGAGCGTGGTCGATCGACAGACCGCCAAGTTCGGTTCGCTTGCCTTGCGAAAGGGAATCGATCGCGGACAAATCGCCGGGCGGTTCGTCGCGGTAACGTGTCATCAAGACATACTGCCGTGGCTGCGGCCTGATTGGGTGTTGGACATGAACCGCGGCGAGCTGACTTGGAGGTGTCTTCGGCGACCTCAACTCGACCTACGAATCCATGCCGCCAGTCGCGACGCGTGGCCCTTGTTTGCTCCGCATCACTATTTAGATGGCCAGCTGAATCCGTGTGCTCGCTGCTTCGTCGGCACGCTCGATGGGCAGCCGGCGGCGTTGGTGGCGGTGCTGAATCACTTTCATGTGCGGCGATTTAGGATTTCACGGTTAGTGACGCTGCCAACATTTCAAGGAGTCGGGATTGGCAGTGCGATGCTTGATGGCGTGGCCCGATGGCTGGCCGAGCAAGGGGCCGAGTTGATCACGATCAGCGGCAGCCATCCGGCGATCGTCGCCCACGCCAACCGCAGCAACCACTGGCAGTTCACCCAACTGCTGAAGACCGGCCGCAAACCGAGTGGCATGTTTCGCCAAGCGTGGAAGACCTCAGCAGGCCGCGCCGTCGCCACCTTCCGCTGGCGCGGTGCAAACGTGGCCTGA
- a CDS encoding MerC domain-containing protein — MDTAQPLADRDNPNLHVIGEGAYVTPRLLYLDVTPEKVVLMPREMSKMAMFGLTVLVTPLFAIFGVVAFMFGEHPWIDVGLVAAVWAVTCSIGVVVGWKTHRDSLQGPWLIIDRVKREFVFPRTGESFSFDEIDHLQDIGTYPFQASKWSEETCSSELHLVVNENGTQRRIPFLCGADDTTDEFHQLANALADLNLVPVKRIRGSTNSEVINQSWLTPELVNNA, encoded by the coding sequence TTGGACACCGCGCAGCCGCTTGCCGATCGGGATAACCCAAACTTACATGTGATCGGTGAAGGAGCGTACGTTACTCCGAGACTGTTATACCTCGACGTCACACCGGAAAAGGTTGTGCTGATGCCGCGTGAGATGTCGAAAATGGCGATGTTCGGGCTGACGGTGCTGGTCACGCCACTCTTCGCCATCTTCGGAGTGGTTGCGTTCATGTTTGGCGAACATCCTTGGATCGACGTCGGCCTGGTTGCCGCCGTATGGGCAGTAACTTGCTCGATTGGAGTCGTTGTTGGTTGGAAGACTCACCGTGATTCGCTCCAAGGACCGTGGCTGATTATCGATCGGGTGAAGCGAGAGTTCGTCTTCCCGCGTACCGGCGAATCGTTTTCGTTTGACGAGATCGATCATCTACAAGATATCGGAACGTACCCATTTCAGGCCAGCAAGTGGTCGGAAGAAACCTGTAGCAGTGAGCTTCACTTGGTCGTTAACGAGAACGGAACCCAGCGCCGCATTCCGTTCCTGTGCGGAGCCGACGATACGACCGACGAATTCCACCAGTTGGCCAATGCTCTCGCCGACTTGAACCTGGTCCCCGTGAAACGAATTCGCGGTTCAACGAACTCCGAAGTGATCAATCAAAGCTGGCTGACACCCGAGTTGGTCAACAATGCGTAA
- a CDS encoding PQQ-binding-like beta-propeller repeat protein: MLRSPSLVLPVSLFGFLFLLTATSCHAQVERAGGNATATQLTATSSDDWPCFRGPSHMGTSPSEDIPTSWSATENLLWKTSLPGSGASSPITFGDHIYLTSYTGFLVPGQSGGSQEDLKRHVLALDRASGQIVWQKEIPAKLPEEDNIRDHGFAANTCAADEQGVIAFLGKSGVFAFDHEGNPQWQADVGSKTHGWGTASSPLLYDDLVIINASIENESLVALDRQTGKPRWQAGGIREAWNTPIIVTAESGRKEVVVARHGDVMAFDPATGDPLWTCKTDISWYMVPTGVAADGVVYFLGGRSGTAALAVKAGGSGDVTQTHRLWTSKAGTNVPSPILHEGHLYYIDYNGSIAYCTEAKSGEVVYQQRLNRFDQVYASPVMAAGKIVYLARNGEALVIEAKPQYEEISRNTLKDGTRFDASPAIDGNRLLIRSGDTLYCVGNR; encoded by the coding sequence ATGCTCCGGTCTCCTTCCTTGGTACTTCCCGTTTCCCTGTTTGGTTTCCTTTTCTTGCTCACGGCAACAAGTTGTCACGCTCAGGTCGAGCGGGCAGGGGGCAACGCGACGGCCACTCAGCTGACGGCAACTTCCAGCGACGATTGGCCCTGTTTTCGGGGACCAAGCCACATGGGCACTTCGCCGTCCGAAGATATTCCCACGTCGTGGAGCGCCACGGAAAACCTTCTCTGGAAGACGTCGCTGCCAGGCTCAGGCGCCTCGAGCCCGATCACATTCGGCGACCACATTTACTTGACCAGCTACACCGGCTTTCTCGTGCCAGGTCAATCTGGGGGCAGTCAGGAAGATTTGAAGCGGCACGTTCTCGCGCTCGACCGAGCCAGTGGACAGATCGTTTGGCAGAAGGAAATTCCTGCTAAGCTGCCTGAAGAAGACAACATTCGCGACCATGGCTTTGCCGCCAACACCTGTGCCGCCGACGAGCAGGGCGTGATTGCGTTTCTCGGCAAGTCAGGTGTCTTTGCGTTTGATCATGAAGGGAATCCGCAGTGGCAGGCCGATGTCGGTAGCAAGACGCACGGCTGGGGAACGGCTTCGTCACCGCTGCTGTACGACGACCTGGTGATCATTAACGCCAGCATCGAAAATGAATCGCTCGTCGCGCTCGATCGCCAGACAGGCAAACCACGGTGGCAAGCTGGCGGCATCCGCGAAGCGTGGAACACGCCCATCATCGTGACGGCTGAATCAGGCCGGAAAGAAGTGGTGGTCGCTCGGCACGGCGACGTCATGGCGTTCGATCCGGCCACCGGCGATCCGCTGTGGACTTGTAAGACCGACATCAGTTGGTACATGGTGCCGACCGGTGTGGCGGCAGACGGCGTGGTTTACTTCTTGGGCGGACGTTCCGGCACGGCGGCCTTGGCCGTGAAAGCGGGCGGCAGTGGCGATGTCACGCAAACGCATCGTTTGTGGACCAGCAAAGCCGGGACCAACGTCCCATCGCCCATCTTGCACGAAGGGCATCTGTACTACATCGATTACAACGGCAGCATTGCTTACTGCACCGAAGCGAAATCAGGCGAAGTCGTCTACCAGCAGCGGCTCAATCGTTTCGATCAAGTGTACGCCTCGCCGGTCATGGCCGCTGGCAAGATCGTTTACCTGGCCCGCAATGGCGAGGCGCTCGTAATCGAAGCGAAGCCGCAGTACGAAGAGATCTCCCGCAACACACTTAAGGACGGAACGCGATTCGACGCGAGTCCAGCCATCGACGGCAACCGCCTTTTGATACGCAGCGGCGACACACTTTACTGCGTGGGCAATCGCTAG
- the tnpA gene encoding IS200/IS605 family transposase, with translation MPQSFANLLIHVIFSTKHRRNSIDDEWSTRLYEYLSGTLRKLGSPLIVGGGMPDHVHLLVSLSRETSVVELVRNVKANSSRWIHETIPNRSDFAWQAGYAAFSVSESAVMDVRQYIEQQQKHHQTRSFRDELLTFLDKHRIKYDEKYVWE, from the coding sequence ATGCCTCAGTCGTTCGCAAACCTCCTAATTCACGTGATCTTCAGCACGAAGCATCGCCGGAATTCGATTGATGACGAATGGTCAACTCGGCTTTACGAGTATTTGTCCGGCACGCTGAGAAAACTGGGGAGTCCGTTAATCGTGGGTGGTGGCATGCCTGATCATGTTCATCTGTTGGTGTCACTCTCACGAGAAACGTCGGTGGTCGAATTGGTCCGTAACGTGAAAGCGAATTCGAGTCGATGGATTCACGAGACCATTCCCAATCGTTCTGACTTTGCCTGGCAAGCTGGCTACGCAGCGTTCTCAGTCAGCGAATCAGCCGTAATGGACGTTCGTCAATACATCGAACAACAACAGAAGCATCACCAAACACGATCGTTCCGAGACGAACTGCTCACGTTTCTTGACAAGCATCGTATCAAGTACGACGAGAAGTATGTTTGGGAGTAA
- a CDS encoding PEP-CTERM sorting domain-containing protein, which produces MQCKWWSSAAILVGMLFVAVQANAAMITYDLDLQDTGGGIIEASAPFAPAQVIPVGEVVTIDAQFAPGQALRIDGSTDFETLFLGITSNTNAFSSVKDVTVKLLGFSGTGGAMDTYSAPTATARVFGHELGVVLTDFLTSTQSVTFTGYSVQFTVNSQNPASRSFAVGTLAATNAEITTVPEPSTYAMFGIGALAIGLAAFWKTREKQVAAIA; this is translated from the coding sequence ATGCAATGTAAATGGTGGAGTTCTGCAGCGATCCTTGTTGGAATGCTGTTCGTCGCGGTCCAGGCAAACGCCGCGATGATCACATACGACTTGGACCTGCAAGACACAGGGGGCGGCATAATCGAAGCTTCGGCTCCGTTTGCGCCGGCGCAAGTCATTCCGGTCGGGGAAGTCGTCACCATTGACGCTCAATTCGCGCCGGGGCAAGCGCTGCGAATTGATGGCTCGACCGATTTCGAGACATTGTTCTTGGGCATCACGTCCAACACCAATGCCTTCTCAAGTGTGAAGGATGTCACCGTGAAGCTGCTCGGCTTCTCAGGTACCGGGGGTGCAATGGATACCTACAGCGCTCCTACAGCCACGGCACGTGTCTTCGGACACGAGTTGGGCGTTGTGCTCACCGACTTTCTGACGAGCACGCAATCGGTGACCTTCACCGGTTACTCGGTCCAGTTCACGGTCAACTCGCAAAACCCGGCATCGCGATCGTTCGCCGTGGGTACCTTGGCGGCAACCAACGCCGAGATCACCACCGTGCCCGAACCTTCGACGTATGCCATGTTCGGAATCGGTGCCCTGGCAATCGGCCTGGCAGCGTTCTGGAAGACGCGTGAGAAACAAGTCGCGGCAATCGCTTAA
- a CDS encoding PEP-CTERM sorting domain-containing protein → MHCKWLSVPAVLVGLLVLAAQTEAGMIAYDLDLQDKGGGMVEGTTSLAPPVSVAAGDTLTLETNFAPSQGLRIDGSGGSESLFIGLSSGFSAFSSVSNAKVTLLGFSGTNGASDTYTATLATSPAYGNMLGVVLADFLAMNQAITFTGYSVEFKVNSLNSSPQTYTQGMLVASNASVVTVPEPSTYALFGLGALAIGLISYRQMKRQSILALA, encoded by the coding sequence ATGCACTGTAAGTGGTTGAGTGTCCCGGCAGTTCTTGTCGGGCTGCTAGTCCTCGCTGCTCAAACGGAAGCAGGCATGATTGCCTACGACCTCGACCTGCAAGACAAGGGTGGCGGAATGGTCGAAGGGACGACCTCGCTGGCACCACCCGTCTCGGTCGCCGCCGGCGATACGCTGACGCTGGAAACCAACTTCGCTCCTAGTCAAGGTTTGCGGATCGATGGGTCGGGCGGCTCGGAATCGTTGTTCATTGGTCTCTCGTCCGGCTTCAGTGCGTTTTCGTCGGTCAGCAATGCGAAGGTGACCCTCTTGGGTTTTTCGGGAACCAATGGGGCTTCCGACACTTACACCGCCACGTTGGCCACTTCGCCGGCCTACGGCAACATGCTGGGCGTTGTTCTGGCCGACTTCCTGGCCATGAACCAAGCGATCACCTTCACCGGCTACTCGGTTGAATTCAAGGTCAACTCGCTGAACTCTTCGCCGCAAACCTACACCCAAGGCATGCTGGTCGCCAGCAACGCTTCGGTGGTTACCGTTCCCGAACCTTCGACCTACGCGCTGTTCGGCTTGGGTGCTTTGGCAATCGGATTGATTAGCTACCGACAGATGAAACGTCAAAGCATTTTGGCGCTTGCCTAA
- a CDS encoding IS5 family transposase, with amino-acid sequence MARHRLTDDQWELIAGIFPPPARTGRPRVDRRMVVDGILWIMRTGAPWRDLPEEFGKWGTVYDLFTTWNQYGTLDDILDLLRSAHVDAGAIDNELWCVDGTTVRAARCAAGAVKGGG; translated from the coding sequence ATAGCACGCCATCGTCTCACCGATGATCAATGGGAATTGATTGCTGGCATCTTTCCGCCGCCTGCTCGCACAGGCCGGCCACGAGTCGATCGGCGGATGGTGGTCGATGGCATTCTGTGGATCATGAGGACCGGTGCTCCCTGGCGTGACTTGCCGGAAGAGTTCGGCAAGTGGGGCACGGTCTACGACCTGTTCACGACGTGGAATCAGTACGGAACGCTTGATGACATCCTGGATCTGCTGCGTTCTGCTCACGTGGATGCGGGGGCGATCGACAACGAGTTGTGGTGCGTCGATGGCACGACCGTGCGAGCTGCCAGGTGTGCTGCTGGAGCCGTGAAAGGGGGCGGATGA